Proteins from a genomic interval of Nostoc sp. TCL240-02:
- a CDS encoding type I restriction enzyme HsdR N-terminal domain-containing protein — MVLLIQGKDITLAQLIDEFGLHLADELFFSEWQQDLPELSDLEKQSLNEVKTEYLHLSKYPILEPVVKMVVLSPLLRLAGFYQPPFYIASEQEVRISSEDEGMIIRGRIDILVFHPPLWVLVIEAKRADYSLVPAIPQALAYMLADATSAKPVFGFVTNGNEFRFIKLLKTETPQYALSDLFALDSRDDIYIVLKVLKRLAHLIRNS; from the coding sequence ATGGTTCTACTTATTCAAGGAAAAGATATCACCCTAGCCCAACTCATCGATGAATTTGGTCTACACCTTGCAGACGAACTTTTTTTTTCAGAGTGGCAGCAAGATTTACCTGAGTTGAGTGATTTAGAAAAACAATCTCTCAACGAAGTTAAGACAGAATATTTGCATCTATCGAAATATCCTATTTTGGAACCTGTAGTCAAAATGGTAGTGCTATCTCCACTATTGCGCCTAGCAGGTTTTTATCAACCGCCTTTCTACATCGCCTCAGAACAAGAGGTCAGAATTTCTTCCGAAGACGAAGGCATGATTATTAGAGGACGTATTGACATCTTGGTGTTCCATCCTCCACTTTGGGTTCTCGTTATTGAGGCAAAACGAGCAGATTACTCCTTAGTGCCAGCAATTCCGCAAGCGTTGGCTTATATGTTGGCAGATGCAACTTCGGCTAAACCTGTTTTTGGGTTTGTCACCAATGGTAATGAATTTAGATTTATCAAACTGCTAAAAACTGAAACTCCGCAATATGCTCTATCTGATTTGTTTGCTTTAGATAGTCGTGATGACATATATATTGTCTTGAAAGTTTTAAAGCGCCTAGCTCATTTAATTCGTAATTCGTAA